From the genome of Impatiens glandulifera chromosome 9, dImpGla2.1, whole genome shotgun sequence, one region includes:
- the LOC124915345 gene encoding RNA-binding protein 12-like — protein MTNLRMTCLSITIFIISLTLLLNCCSSSTIVVGSVYCDTCSHHYFSKSSHFISGAMVAIECAAGGGLNQNFTRVSQTNEKGEFQTHLPFSPKRHAKRIDHCSVKLIHSGDPNCTVPSASASAASPNVLILKSRKNGARTFSAGAFSFKPLNLPISCSQKVTEEENLNSIPDSPVISSPPSTASGFGVRPPSPDLFPSIPFQPTPPLISINIPPILNIPPLTNVLPLPTFPFKPVPGFPVSKENSP, from the exons tttcattatttctttAACCTTGCTGCTTAACTGTTGTTCTTCATCTACAATCGTTGTCGGCTCTGTCTACTGTGACACCTGCTCTCATCATTACTTCTCCAAATCCAGTCATTTCATCTCAG GAGCAATGGTCGCAATAGAATGTGCAGCAGGAGGAGGCTTAAACCAGAACTTTACCAGGGTATCACAGACAAACGAAAAAGGGGAATTCCAAACCCACCTTCCCTTCTCTCCCAAAAGACATGCTAAGAGAATCGATCACTGTTCCGTCAAGTTAATCCACTCCGGCGATCCCAATTGCACAGTCCCTTCCGCCTCCGCCTCCGCCGCTTCACCGAATGTACTCATCCTCAAATCAAGGAAAAACGGCGCCCGCACCTTCTCGGCCGGAGCCTTCTCCTTCAAACCCCTAAACCTTCCAATTTCCTGCAGCCAGAAAGTGACGGAGGAAGagaatttaaattcaattccgGATTCACCTGTTATTTCGTCGCCTCCGTCGACGGCCTCCGGATTCGGGGTTCGTCCTCCTTCACCGGATCTATTTCCATCAATCCCCTTTCAGCCGACGCCGCCGTTGATCAGTATCAATATTCCTCCAATACTCAATATACCGCCATTGACGAACGTCCTTCCTCTACCTACGTTTCCATTTAAGCCTGTCCCTGGTTTTCCGGTGTCGAAGGAAAATTCTCCGTGA
- the LOC124915402 gene encoding calcium/calmodulin-regulated receptor-like kinase 2 → MAHKADLVIIGISVGLALGILIACLIFFGIWWYKRNAHLRQCASDRSVTTLPIRQNGLEASLDSSASISNSITIKGTDNFTKNSQFSWWSAQSKDRLTSASGIPRYNYKDIQKATQNFTTVLGQGSFGPVYKATMATGGVAAIKVLASDSKQGEREFQTEVSLLGRLHHRNLVNLIGYCIDKGQHMLIYEFMSNGSLANLLYDEGRVLSWEQRVQVALDISHGIDYLHDGAVPPVIHRDLKSANILLDHLMRAKVADFGLSKEEVFDGRNSGLKGTYGYIDPEYMSSNKFTMKSDIYSFGIILFEIITAIHPHQNLLDYVNLASMSSDGIDDIIDKKIAGECNIEDVRSLAKIAHKCLHKTARKRPSIGEVSQAISRLKQRHLVKMDTMSSSIGDLSRMASRIELQQTELRSMAEIIVE, encoded by the exons ATGGCTCATAAAGCAGATTTAGTTATTATTGGCATTTCTGTGGGATTGGCTCTTGGAATCCTTATAGCTTGTCTCATATTCTTTGGAATTTGGTGGTACAAACGAAATGCTCATCTTCGTCAATGTGCCAGTGATCGAAGTGTAACAACTCTACCAATACGCCAAAATggtctagaagcaagtctagacTCAAGTGCATCAATCTCAAATTCCATAACCATTAAAGGGACAGATAATTTTACAAAGAACTCTCAGTTCTCATGGTGGAGTGCTCAAAGCAAAGATCGACTTACTTCTGCATCGGGTATACCTAGATACAATTACAA GGACATCCAGAAAGCTACACAAAATTTCACTACTGTCTTGGGACAAGGTTCCTTTGGCCCGGTTTACAAAGCTACTATGGCTACAGGTGGAGTTGCCGCTATAAAAGTTCTGGCATCTGATTCTAAGCAAGGCGAGAGAGAGTTCCAGACGgag GTATCTCTACTTGGAAGGCTGCATCATAGAAATTTAGTTAACTTGATTGGATATTGTATAGACAAAGGCCAACATATGTTAATATATGAGTTCATGAGCAATGGAAGCTTGGCAAACCTTCTTTACG atgaAGGACGTGTATTGAGCTGGGAACAACGGGTTCAAGTTGCTCTCGATATTTCACATGGAATTGATTATCTCCACGATGGCGCAGTGCCACCTGTGATTCATCGGGATCTAAAATCTGCTAACATATTGTTAGATCATTTAATGAGAGCCAAG gtgGCGGATTTTGGGTTGTCGAAGGAAGAGGTTTTTGATGGTCGGAACTCGGGGCTTAAAGGAACATACGGGTACATAGATCCAGAGTACATGTCATCAAACAAGTTCACGATGAAAAGTGATATCTACAGTTTCGGTATTATTCTTTTCGAGATCATCACAGCAATCCACCCACATCAGAACCTTTTGGATTACGTCAACCTT GCGAGTATGAGCTCGGATGGAATAGATGATATAATTGACAAGAAAATAGCTGGGGAATGTAACATTGAAGATGTGAGAAGCCTGGCTAAAATTGCACATAAGTGCTTACACAAAACGGCTAGGAAAAGGCCTTCCATTGGAGAAGTTTCACAGGCTATTTCGAGGTTGAAACAGAGACATCTCGTGAAAATGGATACGATGTCTTCTTCGATTGGAGATCTCTCGCGCATGGCGAGCAGGATAGAGCTTCAACAAACAGAGTTGAGAAGTATGGCAGAGATAATAGTTGAATGA
- the LOC124916653 gene encoding O-fucosyltransferase 27 — translation MKAEGKMVFKSKLKWLGLLGLVLSAFSLFTHFLLAGYSEEGIYKYYQSSVTIFSWRPVFEDADLIRNSPLYRRLWGPVRRLENLYPFSNPRGRNYAAPISTTNGYLFVRIRGGFHEIRNSICDVVLVSRLLNATLVIPEILSTTSSKGISSEFKSFAYLYNEDEFMLALAKDIKVVKILPKDLKGARRKKNIPMFKVSPSTSPYFYLHQVLPVLNRHSVVELIVSDGGALQAILPSHQEEYQRLRCRVAFHALKLRPGIRDLASNVLNRLRNSGRPFIAYDPGMTRDALAYYGCAELFQDVHSELIQHRRAWMIKRGIVKGNLSVHSETIRLNGSCPLMPEEVGILLRAYGYSWDTVIYVAGGEVFGGQKKLIPLRGMFENVADRTSLSTVWEISKIYGRETNIVNKVQKSPPSVKEEMRLEAWKKAGHRPRPLPPPPARQKYPYNIEGWWGWVAESDNEPESTVMELRMNAHKLLWEAIDYYVCVEADVFIPGFDLDGKGRPNFASLVMGHRLYQHAELKTFRPNRKEAVKILDEIRDHLYEANHTWIRSVRRHLRASLYNGFKQEAARSKVLSFLSHPIPECSCSSKLDSSSAELGVTQLCPSYIGIDRISQSREMEKEEEIDEDDTASSSGLFFRFTGVGDGGGETVNKEEPIQIEDQEELEGADK, via the exons ATGAAAGCAGAAGGGAAAATGGTATTCAAATCCAAGCTGAAATGGCTTGGTTTGTTGGGTCTCGTTCTATCTGCTTTCTCTCTATTCACTCATTTCCTTCTCGCCGGTTACTCAGAGGAAGGCATCTACAAGTATTACCAGTCTTCAGTCACAATCTTCTCTTGGAGACCTGTTTTTGAGGATGCAGATCTTATCCGAAAT AGTCCACTATATAGAAGATTATGGGGTCCTGTTAGAAGACTGGAAAATTTGTATCCATTTTCCAATCCTAGAGGAAGAAATTATGCAG CTCCCATTTCGACTACAAATGGCTATCTTTTCGTTAGAATAAGAGGAGGATTCCACGAGATCAGAAATTCG ATATGTGATGTGGTTTTGGTTTCTCGACTTCTCAATGCAACCCTAGTAATCCCAGAGATTCTCTCGACCACTAGCAGCAAGGGAATCAG TTCGGAGTTCAAAAGCTTTGCTTACCTCTACAATGAGGATGAATTCATGCTGGCATTGGCAAAAGATATAAAGGTGGTCAAGATTCTTCCAAAGGATCTTAAAGGGgcaagaagaaagaaaaatattccCATGTTTAAAGTGTCACCTTCAACCTCGCCTTATTTTTACCTTCATCAAGTCCTTCCTGTTCTCAACCGACACTCGGTGGTCGAACTAATTGTTTCAGACGGGGGCGCGCTGCAG GCCATACTGCCTTCTCATCAAGAAGAGTACCAAAGGTTGAGATGTCGGGTTGCTTTTCATGCACTGAAATTGAGACCAGGGATTCGGGATCTCGCTAGTAACGTTTTAAATAG gTTAAGAAACTCAGGAAGGCCTTTTATTGCTTATGATCCTGGAATGACTAGAGATGCCTTGGCATATTATGGCTGTGCTGAACTCTTTCAg GATGTGCACTCTGAGCTCATTCAACACCGTCGGGCTTGGATGATCAAACGTGGGATCGTGAAGGGAAACCTTTCTGTCCATTCAGAAACGATTAGGCTTAACGGGTCATGTCCACTTATGCCAGAAGAG GTTGGCATACTTCTTCGTGCCTATGGGTATTCTTGGGACACAGTTATTTACGTAGCGGGTGGAGAGGTCTTTGGAGGGCAAAAGAAGTTAATCCCGTTAAGAGGAATGTTTGAAAATGTTGCAGACAGGACTTCGCTAAGTACAGTATGGGAAATAAGCAAAATATACGGTCGTGAGACTAACATTGTGAATAAAGTTCAAAAAAGTCCGCCTTCTGTCAAAGAGGAGATGAGATTGGAAGCTTGGAAGAAAGCTGGACATCGTCCTCGTCCGCTTCCTCCCCCTCCTGCACGACAAAAATACCCTTATAATATCGAAGGCTGGTGGGGTTGGGTTGCTGAAAGTGACAATGAACCGGAGAGCACAGTAATGGAATTGAGGATGAACGCTCATAAACTTCTTTGGGAAGCCATTGATTATTATGTATGCGTTGAAGCTGATGTCTTCATTCCTGGGTTTGATCTTGATGGTAAAGGCCGTCCCAATTTTGCTAGCCTTGTAATGGGTCACCGGCTTTATCAACATGCTGAACTGAAGACATTCAGACCGAACAG AAAAGAAGCTGTGAAGATTTTAGATGAGATAAGAGACCACCTATACGAAGCCAATCATACTTGGATTAGATCGGTTCGTAGGCATCTGAGAGCAAGTTTATACAATGGCTTCAAACAAGAAGCTGCGAGATCGAAGGTTCTGTCTTTCCTTTCTCACCCAATTCCAGAATGTTCTTGCTCGTCGAAACTAGACAGTTCTTCAGCAGAGCTTGGGGTTACCCAACTTTGTCCCAGCTATATAGGCATTGATAGAATCTCTCAATCAAGAGAAATGGAAAAAGAGGAGGAAATTGATGAAGACGACACAGCATCTTCATCTGGGTTGTTCTTTCGATTTACTGGTGTTGGTGATGGAGGTGGAGAAACTGTCAATAAAGAAGAACCCATACAGATTGAGGATCAGGAAGAACTAGAAGGCGCTGACAAATAG
- the LOC124916654 gene encoding rhamnogalacturonan I rhamnosyltransferase 1-like — protein MVLKMGKPEDVDDDDKCKCKEGGAVNVVSVIFLGEGKGEKSNPMVFRARMKLWMKRVTLSLLLWIGAVQLMALDDTWRPRLLKTWPSCSGHHSDPHNTVPRPPKRIYTNNGYLMVSCNGGLNQMRAAICDMVSIARYLNVTLIVPELDKTSFWADPSDFHDIFDVDHFITSLRDEVRILKELPPRLKRRLELGKFHSLPPISWSNISYYKNQILPLFRKYKVVHLNRTDARLANNGLPLDIQNLRCKVNFHSLRFTSQIEELGRKLVKILNKNGPFVVLHLRYEMDMLAFSGCSHGCTNEEADELTRMRYAYPWWKEKVIDSEFKRREGLCPLTPEETALVLKAFGIDTKYQIYIAAGEIYGGQRRMASLAAAFPKLVKKETLLEPSDLMVFQNHSSQMAALDYLVSLESDIFIPTHDGNMAKVVEGHRRFLGYKKTIALDRRVLIDLIDRFKNGTMSWKSFSSNVKETHSGRMGNPRKRIVIPERPKEEDQFYANPHECLLQSVS, from the exons ATGGTATTAAAAATGGGTAAACCAGAGGATGTAGATGATGATGACAAGTGTAAATGCAAGGAAGGAGGAGCGGTGAATGTGGTGAGTGTGATTTTTCTTGGGGAAGGCAAAGGGGAGAAATCGAATCCAATGGTATTCCGAGCGAGAATGAAGCTATGGATGAAAAGAGTGACGTTATCATTGTTGCTTTGGATTGGCGCAGTTCAGTTAATGGCATTGGATGACACATGGCGACCCAGATTGCTGAAAACCTGGCCTTCTTGCTCTGGACATCATTCAGATCCCCACAACACAGTTCCTCGTCCTCCCAAAA GAATCTACACGAACAATGGTTATCTAATGGTTTCCTGCAATGGAGGACTCAACCAAATGAGAGCAGCA ATATGCGATATGGTCAGTATTGCAAGATATCTGAATGTCACTCTGATTGTTCCAGAGCTGGATAAAACTTCTTTCTGGGCTGATCCAAg TGATTTCCACGACATATTTGATGTTGATCATTTCATTACCTCTTTGAGAGACGAAGTTAGAATACTAAAAGAATTACCACCAAGGCTTAAACGGAGATTGGAATTAGGAAAGTTTCACTCCTTACCACCAATTAGCTGGTCCAACATATCCTACTACAAGAACCAGATCCTTCCTTTATTCCGCAAGTATAAAGTAGTACATTTAAACCGGACAGATGCTAGACTAGCTAATAATGGTCTTCCACTCGATATTCAGAATTTACGTTGCAAAGTGAATTTTCACTCTCTGAGATTTACTTCTCAGATTGAGGAATTGGGTAGAAAGCTCGTCAAGATTTTGAACAAGAACGGCCCTTTTGTTGTCCTCCATCTTCGATATGAAATGGACATGCTCGCGTTTTCCGGCTGCTCACACGGCTGTACGAACGAGGAAGCGGATGAATTGACGCGAATGAGGTATGCTTATCCATGGTGGAAAGAAAAAGTAATAGATTCCGAGTTCAAAAGGAGAGAAGGGTTATGTCCTTTGACCCCTGAAGAAACCGCTTTAGTATTGAAAGCGTTTGGTATTGATactaaatatcaaatttatatcgCTGCCGGAGAAATCTACGGTGGACAAAGACGAATGGCAAGCCTGGCGGCCGCTTTCCCCAAATTG GTAAAGAAGGAAACGCTGCTGGAGCCTTCGGATCTGATGGTTTTCCAGAACCATTCGTCGCAAATGGCTGCTTTAGACTATTTGGTGTCTCTTGAAAGCGACATATTTATACCTACCCACGACGGAAACATGGCTAAGGTGGTTGAAGGACACCGCAG ATTTCTAGGATACAAGAAGACAATTGCATTGGACAGGAGGGTTCTAATTGATTTGATCGATAGATTTAAAAATGGAACAATGAGCTGGAAGTCTTTCTCATCGAATGTTAAGGAAACCCATTCAGGTCGAATGGGTAACCCAAGAAAACGGATTGTGATCCCCGAGAGACCTAAAGAAGAAGATCAGTTTTATGCCAATCCACACGAGTGTTTATTACAGTCAGTTAGTTAA